The following are from one region of the Etheostoma spectabile isolate EspeVRDwgs_2016 chromosome 2, UIUC_Espe_1.0, whole genome shotgun sequence genome:
- the cxxc4 gene encoding CXXC-type zinc finger protein 4: MANINNALCIENGQNADVSLLQKDTLQDGGLSQLLDYNAEMERYRSFANFYKTNGAFPQKIARITTPIFPSARIGMSPWNCDNAMLWGRKSAAINPNRTSMHRNDSQRPGKPGVPPETLQMANNNFLSTLSPEHCRPLAGECMNKLKCGAAEAEIMNLPERVGTFSAIPALGGISLPPGVIVMTALHSPAASAAVTDSAFQIANLADCPQNNSSVSSGNPAKKKRKRCGVCAPCRRLINCGVCSSCRNRKTGHQICKFRKCEELKKKPGSSLERTPVNNGEAFRWFF, encoded by the coding sequence ATGGCTAACATAAACAATGCACTTTGCATTGAAAACGGACAGAATGCAGATGTGTCTCTGTTACAAAAGGATACTCTTCAGGATGGTGGATTAAGCCAGCTTTTGGATTATAATGCAGAAATGGAAAGGTACAGGTCTTTTGCAAACTTTTATAAAACCAATGGGGCATTTCCACAAAAGATTGCCCGCATCACGACGCCCATTTTCCCCAGTGCTAGAATTGGCATGTCCCCTTGGAACTGCGATAACGCCATGCTCTGGGGAAGGAAATCAGCGGCAATAAACCCTAATAGGACCAGCATGCATAGAAATGACTCCCAGAGGCCGGGGAAGCCTGGCGTGCCGCCAGAGACGCTGCAAATGGCAAATAATAATTTCCTCTCTACCTTATCCCCCGAACACTGCAGACCTTTAGCAGGAGAATGCATGAACAAGCTGAAATGCGGCGCTGCTGAAGCAGAGATAATGAATCTCCCAGAACGCGTTGGAACTTTTTCCGCTATCCCGGCTTTAGGGGGCATCTCATTACCTCCCGGGGTCATCGTCATGACAGCCCTTCACTCCCCCGCAGCCTCAGCAGCCGTTACAGACAGTGCGTTTCAAATTGCCAATCTGGCAGACTGCCCACAGAATAATTCCTCGGTATCCAGTGGAAACCCAgcgaagaagaaaaggaaaaggtgTGGGGTCTGTGCACCCTGCAGGCGGCTAATCAACTGTGGTGTCTGCAGCAGTTGTCGGAACCGCAAAACGGGCCACCAGATCTGCAAATTTAGGAAATGCGAGGAGCTGAAGAAGAAGCCAGGCTCGTCGCTGGAG